One genomic region from Torulaspora delbrueckii CBS 1146 chromosome 4, complete genome encodes:
- the REC102 gene encoding Rec102p (similar to Saccharomyces cerevisiae REC102 (YLR329W); ancestral locus Anc_4.153) — protein sequence MFLQQLASCLQEGISFWENQLLYETQISVSGKVIELRLNCKVWNLDKVSTLLQKPVERRSHVKSLPKVQFLKELKVVSTLCTPCDTLPSTKSVVPQLNEFLGSLFVSQLEFRYAFVFSVIARRKFLAQESSIGPISYALANSSALLPLLTKLIGDDSTATSAYQLVSVGKKRSKDLSFQIDKTNITPHAFLYLYFILRNWFSSCSISSDHFFKVRVIKNSTTGI from the coding sequence ATGTTTTTACAGCAACTTGCAAGTTGCCTTCAAGAAGGCATATCTTTCTGGgaaaatcaattgctctATGAAACTCAAATTTCTGTTAGTGGTAAAGTTATCGAGTTGAGATTAAATTGTAAGGTGTGGAATTTGGATAAAGTCTCCACATTATTACAAAAACCTGTTGAAAGACGTTCACATGTTAAGAGTTTACCAAAAGtgcaatttttgaaagaattgaaagttGTCTCAACACTCTGTACTCCATGTGACACTTTACCTTCCACAAAATCCGTTGTTCCACAACTAAATGAATTTCTAGGATCGCTGTTCGTCTCCCAATTGGAGTTTAGGTACGCATTCGTCTTCTCAGTGATAGCTCGAAGGAAATTTTTAGCACAAGAATCTAGCATTGGACCCATATCCTATGCATTGGCAAACTCCTCTGCACTCTTACCGCTTCTCACTAAACTGATAGGAGATGATTCCACAGCTACTTCGGCCTATCAACTGGTGAGCGTTGGTAAGAAGAGGTCCAAGGATTTATCGTTCCAAATAGACAAAACAAATATAACACCTCATGCATTTTTGTACCTATACTTCATCTTACGCAATTGGTTCAGTTCTTGTTCCATATCTTCagaccatttcttcaaggtTCGAGTGATTAAAAACAGTACAACAGGTATTTGA
- the TDEL0D02990 gene encoding uncharacterized protein (similar to Saccharomyces cerevisiae YGR016W; ancestral locus Anc_4.152), producing MSRLRRFNRSVLLDGSDFQADIDDSGIPDLPMDTDEQEELIERFEISNTLRNKRYANTLSLTYLLFSGLCLMMASKAHGREMALLVLQSLSIICSMVLARYELMHSYPIFGGFSIYINNSRIQVLNVVLIVLIEWIGFASHDPWSSQLSRQIPVVLFLITRTLKKWSEDMEQELNQLRKMKYRYKNA from the coding sequence ATGTCGCGATTGAGAAGATTTAATAGGAGTGTTCTACTCGACGGGTCTGACTTTCAGGCTGATATCGATGACAGTGGGATTCCAGATCTGCCAATGGACACtgatgagcaagaagagCTGATCGAACGGTTCGAGATAAGTAACACTTTGCGAAATAAACGCTATGCCAATACATTATCGTTAACGTATCTTCTGTTTTCTGGGCTGTGTCTAATGATGGCAAGCAAAGCTCATGGGCGTGAAATGGCACTGTTGGTCTTGCAATCGCTGTCGATCATCTGCTCTATGGTGCTTGCAAGGTACGAACTGATGCACAGCTATCCAATCTTTGGTGGTTTCTCAATCTATATTAACAACTCGAGAATCCAGGTACTGAATGTGGTTTTGATAGTACTTATCGAATGGATCGGATTTGCTTCTCACGATCCGTGGTCATCTCAACTTTCCCGTCAAATACCTGTTGTACTGTTTTTAATCACTCGAaccttgaagaaatggtctGAAGATATGGAACAAGAACTGAACCAATTGCGTAAGATGAAGTATAGGTACAAAAATGCATGA
- the EAT1 gene encoding putative hydrolase (similar to Saccharomyces cerevisiae YGR015C; ancestral locus Anc_4.151) yields MIRRYISTKTIPTKPVVDLAFHHVMPSASAVKGHLGPRPVLINLHGIFGSSAMFRSISKPLANELGVEVYSVDLRNHGDSPWAFPYDFMTHAKDVIHFIKTQVGAQTPVNLLGFSIGGKIGLLTTLCDQVNVTKCVSMDLPPYETPQLDDVVLQNYALIMKIINREIKIKRGTQNWKRMLLDHFKALPANQVNNGDPSLYFANGFYRVKKNNVSYEEEKAHRPIGDPYIDYYLPLKQFPDLLDSVKAWPDLSGKENSGGVFQTSTDRSVLFMRALKSDFMKDDYSLLRKPFPNAKVHEFNTGHNMMVEEPESTLQCIIDYLKE; encoded by the coding sequence ATGATAAGACGCTATATATCAACAAAGACTATACCTACAAAGCCTGTAGTCGATCTGGCGTTTCACCATGTAATGCCCTCGGCCAGCGCTGTCAAGGGCCATCTGGGACCAAGACCAGTATTGATCAATCTCCATGGTATATTTGGGTCCTCTGCAATGTTTCGCTCAATAAGCAAACCTCTAGCTAATGAACTGGGTGTAGAAGTCTATTCTGTTGACTTAAGAAACCATGGTGATTCTCCGTGGGCTTTTCCTTATGATTTTATGACCCATGCGAAGGATGTGATTCATTTCATCAAGACCCAAGTTGGTGCGCAAACACCAGTGAATTTACTTGGATTCTCAATTGGTGGTAAAATTGGTCTTTTGACTACTTTATGTGATCAAGTAAATGTCACAAAGTGTGTATCCATGGATTTACCACCATATGAGACTCCTCAACTAGATGATGTTGTCTTGCAAAATTATGCCCTAATCATGAAGATTATCAACAGGGAGATTAAGATTAAGAGGGGAACTCAAAATTGGAAACGAATGCTGCTCGATCATTTTAAGGCACTACCAGCCAACCAGGTCAACAACGGTGATCCCTCACTTTATTTTGCCAATGGGTTTTATAgggtgaagaagaacaacgTAAGTTACGAGGAGGAAAAGGCTCACCGTCCAATTGGAGACCCTTACATTGACTACTATTTGCCTCTAAAGCAGTTCCCGGATCTGTTGGACTCCGTAAAAGCGTGGCCAGATCTTAGCGGTAAGGAGAACAGCGGAGGTGTTTTCCAAACGTCAACGGACAGATCTGTTTTATTTATGAGAGCTTTAAAATCTGACTTCATGAAGGACGATTACAGCTTGTTGCGGAAACCATTTCCAAATGCAAAGGTGCATGAGTTCAACACTGGTCATAATATGATGGTGGAGGAACCAGAGAGTACGTTGCAATGTATAATAGACTACCTGAAGGAATAG
- the MSB2 gene encoding Msb2p (similar to Saccharomyces cerevisiae MSB2 (YGR014W); ancestral locus Anc_4.150): MNFLLQVAQVALLMNFADAAIIDFNRNNDTATTNRSSSQSNVYEITTGTSSSSSKTTKSSTNDIVSASSSSLNFGAESTKSSESDNLWTWLTKSSTSSSALEVTQPSTTSASGNNYLTTSSKSSDYVVSSAGSSSERQHYNTDPTTTSSFYSVSAQSTKTTSSTPIIDFSFTSISSSESSSTTQRAPTSSPKSETRTVSSPSDTSSQRWTSPSSSSLSQFWTLSGAESYQWSSSASSDPETFTVSATTSSFSQPSWVASSESESTLSSTSVAQVSFTSYPLSVRYSSASSLSSFATPSATSLFSSEPSSISSSAVSAAVSSYASTQTAWPSSFSLSSSEPAAVSSSSAIPEYASTTSSQFVWSPSVSSSSQPVSVISSSEISQSSADSSSVSSESTQYIWTPSSSSLESVSTFSAAPESISTPVSTASVTSTAQEGASSYIPSSSSSFSWQPSSTSSSSEYVWTSSFTPESSSETPLTPSTSSILVPSSETSVSMTTESSNSSPSPIPSTSSFVEPSFVSSVPVPISQSTEIPDASSTYTPSAVSTQSTPISASSSATTQTTEMPAVSSTYTSSSLSLTPSAPVSQSTESAFVSSIYSPSSVSTPSAISQSTESAITSSTYTPSSMSNPPAPSTQSTESAAASSVYTPLSPSLSSSIQETSTTSTPLSSTAEPSTTEPSTVESLSSSTESSLYSQWASSEVTIPSSIPSISTPSTTSTPESSTITSSTSSDVYSPVAPSITSVSEVPSVTDQPSTTPSTPEPFVSSTPTSGVASVSSSSSSAAVSSSSSTTANNWWVPTQIVTQTSQTTSSGTVGQATATLPQAIAAATQVARPDGYTLITLGFKRALNYNFVVSNPISSAQIFAFLPEMLRTPFENSYENITVQQLVPLQSKAVSYLATVAEVYFPTSEISALSKLISNTSSNLYTDVEGPAKYLAYLIDASIPLTGLLGSDTSNPNMSSRNSSSSTGSSDDNFNSGALGTSIKNINGSGSSLTSSKSKIAGLVVGVVAGGCTYIAAMILLIRFFVVRRQQAKNAIKFPDDSSDSTSESGSDAHYHKQEKVTFDDQESITPSMRINNWMNESHYYDVAGPDIRVAQIGKKATSIPKISRPIASQNSLGWNEI; this comes from the coding sequence ATGAACTTTTTACTACAAGTAGCGCAAGTAGCgcttttgatgaattttgcTGACGCGGCCATTATCGACTTCAATAGAAACAATGACACCGCGACTACCAAccgttcttcttctcagtCAAATGTGTATGAGATCACCACGGGGACCTCAAGCAGCAGTTCAAAAACCACTAAATCGAGTACCAATGATATAGTCTCAGCCTCGTCGTCctcattgaattttggtGCTGAGAGTACCAAGTCATCCGAAAGTGATAATTTGTGGACCTGGTTGACAAAGAGTTCAACTTCTTCGTCAGCTTTGGAAGTTACACAGCCAAGTACTACTTCTGCCAGTGGGAATAACTATCTGACAACAAGCTCGAAGAGCTCGGATTATGTGGTTTCTTCTGCAGGATCATCCAGTGAAAGACAACACTATAACACGGATCCAACGACGACTTCGTCCTTTTACTCTGTCTCTGCACAATCAACCAAGACAACGTCATCGACGCCGATTATTGATTTCTCCTTCACCTCCATCTCATCGAGTGAGTCTTCATCAACTACTCAAAGGGCTCCTACAAGCTCTCCGAAGTCAGAGACGAGGACGGTATCTTCACCATCGGATACATCTTCTCAACGTTGGACTTCCCcttcatcgtcctcatTGTCCCAATTCTGGACGTTATCAGGCGCTGAGTCTTATCAATGGTCCTCTTCGGCTTCATCGGATCCTGAGACTTTCACCGTTTCAGCCACTACATCTTCTTTCAGTCAGCCATCATGGGTTGCATCATCAGAGTCGGAAAGTACTTTGTCATCTACTTCGGTTGCACAAGTTTCTTTCACATCATACCCATTATCGGTGAGATACTCATCTGCgtcatctctttcttcgttTGCTACACCTTCCGCAACATCTTTGTTTTCCAGCGagccttcatcaatttcttcgtCTGCAGTGTCAGCTGCAGTGTCGTCATATGCTTCGACTCAGACTGCATGgccatcttctttctcgCTTTCAAGCTCGGAACCTGCTGCAgtttcctcatcttctgccATTCCAGAATATGCGTCTACAACCTCTTCACAATTTGTTTGGTCGCCATCTGTGTCATCGAGCTCTCAACCCGTTTCAGtgatttcatcttctgagATTTCGCAGTCGTCTGCAGATTCTTCCTCGGTATCATCTGAATCAACCCAATACATTTGGACTCCTTCGTCTTCGTCTTTGGAATCTGTTTCCACATTTTCCGCAGCTCCAGAATCTATCTCAACACCTGTTTCGACAGCATCTGTGACATCAACAGCTCAAGAAGGGGCCTCATCATACATTCCATCTTCCAGTTCATCGTTCTCTTGGCAACCATcctcaacatcttcttcaagtgaATATGTTTGGACCTCTTCCTTCACGCcagaatcttcttctgagACTCCCCTAACACCATCCACTTCATCCATTCTGGTTCCATCATCTGAAACAAGCGTATCAATGACAACtgaatcttcaaactcatcCCCATCCCCAATTCCATCTACTTCCAGCTTTGTCGAGCCTTCCTTTGTGTCAAGTGTACCAGTGCCCATTTCCCAATCAACCGAAATCCCTGATGCTAGCTCAACATATACACCATCGGCTGTTTCTACCCAATCAACTCCTATAtcagcttcttcgtcagCAACTACTCAAACTACTGAAATGCCTGCCGTTAGTTCAACGTACACCTCATCATCGCTGTCGTTAACTCCTTCAGCTCCTGTTTCTCAGTCAACTGAAAGTGCCTTCGTAAGCTCGATATATTCTCCATCTTCTGTGTCGACTCCATCAGCCATTTCTCAATCAACCGAAAGCGCCATCACTAGCTCAACATATACGCCATCTTCCATGTCAAATCCACCAGCTCCTTCTACTCAATCAACCGAATCCGCTGCCGCAAGTTCAGTGTATACTCCTCTTTCACCATCACTAAGCTCATCGATCCAAGAGACATCAACAACTTCCAcaccactttcatcaactGCGGAGCCATCAACAACAGAACCTTCGACTGTGGAATCCTTATCATCATCTACTGAGTCTTCATTATACTCTCAATGGGCAAGCTCAGAAGTGACTattccttcatcaatcCCAAGTATAAGCACACCAAGCACAACTTCTACTCCTGAGTCATCGACAATTACCAGCTCGACTTCAAGCGATGTGTATTCTCCTGTCGCACCTTCAATCACATCAGTAAGTGAAGTTCCATCTGTGACAGATCAACCTTCCACCACTCCATCAACACCAGAACCTTTTGTTTCTTCTACTCCTACCTCTGGGGTTGCTTCagtctcatcttcatcatcatcagcagCTGTGTCCTCCTCTTCGAGCACGACAGCAAACAATTGGTGGGTTCCAACGCAAATTGTGACTCAAACTTCTCAAACGACCTCTAGCGGTACTGTCGGTCAAGCCACTGCTACTTTGCCTCAAGCAATAGCAGCCGCGACTCAAGTCGCTCGACCTGATGGCTACACTTTGATCACACTTGGTTTCAAAAGAGCTTTGAACTACAATTTTGTCGTCTCTAAcccaatttcttctgctcaAATTTTTGCATTCCTACCAGAGATGTTGAGAACACCCTTCGAAAATTCATACGAAAACATCACAGTTCAACAATTGGTTCCATTACAGTCGAAAGCTGTCAGTTATCTGGCCACTGTGGCAGAAGTTTATTTCCCAACTAGTGAGATCTCTGCTCTTTCTAAGCTGATCTCGAATACTTCGAGCAATCTTTACACAGATGTTGAGGGACCTGCCAAGTATTTAGCCTATCTGATTGACGCTTCCATCCCATTGACTGGCTTGTTGGGATCAGACACATCAAACCCAAATATGTCCTCAAGAAActcaagttcttccacTGGATCATCCGACGATAACTTCAATAGCGGTGCATTGGGAACAAGTATCAAGAACATTAATGGATCAGGAAGCAGTCTAACTTCGAGCAAAAGCAAGATTGCTGGATTAGTGGTTGGTGTGGTTGCTGGTGGTTGTACATATATCGCAGCAATGATTCTATTGATTAGATTTTTCGTTGTGAGACGTCAACAAGCAAAGAATGCTATTAAATTCCCAGACGATTCAAGTGATAGCACCAGCGAGTCCGGTAGCGATGCACACTATCACAAACAAGAGAAGGTAACTTttgatgatcaagaatCGATTACGCCTTCTATGAGGATCAACAACTGGATGAATGAGAGCCATTACTACGATGTTGCTGGTCCCGATATTCGTGTGGCTCAGATTGGCAAGAAGGCTACATCCATCCCCAAGATTTCAAGACCTATAGCTAGTCAAAACTCTTTGGGATGGAATGAGATATGA
- the SNU71 gene encoding Snu71p (similar to Saccharomyces cerevisiae SNU71 (YGR013W); ancestral locus Anc_4.149) — translation MSDIVYVSPQVYLVSKDKWKSTHQKPGFIPILSADIPRFQESLQKVAKSRGGQQGIDGITNGSITKGGTNSSSFGSSKATEDHASNSSKHQSLKQFFPIGLQQQLHTFSLQGVPSTISDEQLESSLQTCIQRVIQCLGYDNGPHVECWTNIRFYDLSTQDVFVRLDQSDNMLFAKICKSLEMVFPASGEQDEVKIEFHCDSNTTKLIEDQKVEVLEAACQSISNEMNEILRVPEGSKVSETTNDDFFGESSDYQIDFNTLSDLPRESLSQLCKDIIEFRTRVVSIEKEKRIREAYEESTRRKHQMMRIFDQLRKSKNNVTDEMESDESDDEQDEYEGIGEDDFLAEKQRQDKEKEQSEQRYQELLKNLHKHIEPRLAALHRDIKRQQNYEKTLADEQSLHLKQLLHQANDPYYDHHRSFKESEEQADETDRKEHGFETPSVEPEVPLTEEQPQLQPEDSPAPGQIKIKFAFKKAIETSAQKFTESPELPIEKTQEPEGSAPSILALDDETLEKCLQKVKESRVVDELIKEYLGVYEDELVEYIFDNVREHKSKQVLLDDLKETFDEDAITIVDKMWSNHYWS, via the coding sequence ATGAGTGATATAGTTTACGTTTCTCCACAAGTTTACTTGGTCTCGAAAGACAAATGGAAAAGTACTCACCAGAAGCCAGGTTTCATCCCAATATTAAGCGCCGACATACCGCGATTTCAAGAGTCTCTGCAGAAGGTTGCGAAGTCCCGTGGTGGCCAACAAGGTATAGATGGAATTACCAATGGGTCGATAACAAAAGGCGGTACTAATTCAAGTTCATTTGGGTCCTCTAAAGCCACAGAGGACCATGCTTCGAACTCGAGCAAGCACCAGAGTCTTAAACAATTTTTCCCAATTGGCCTCCAACAACAACTGCATACCTTTTCTCTTCAGGGAGTTCCAAGCACAATTTCAGACGAGCAACTTGAGTcatctttgcaaacttGTATTCAACGCGTGATTCAATGCCTTGGGTACGATAACGGGCCGCATGTCGAGTGCTGGACGAACATAAGGTTTTATGATTTGTCTACTCAGGACGTTTTTGTGCGATTAGATCAGAGTGACAACATGTTGTTTGCCAAGATTTGTAAATCGCTTGAAATGGTATTCCCTGCATCTGGTGAACAAGACGAAGTAAAAATAGAGTTTCATTGCGATTCGAACACAACAAAACTCATAGAAGACCAGAAAGTGGAAGTTTTAGAAGCTGCCTGCCAGAGTATCTCAAATGAGATGAATGAAATTCTTAGAGTACCAGAAGGTTCTAAGGTGAGTGAGACAACAAATGACGATTTTTTTGGCGAGTCCAGTGATTATCAGATTGATTTCAACACTCTCAGTGATCTGCCGAGAGAGTCACTATCACAACTTTGTAAAGACATCATTGAGTTTCGCACTAGGGTGGTGAGCattgagaaggagaaaagGATTCGTGAAGCGTACGAAGAAAGTACTAGAAGAAAGCATCAAATGATGCGAATATTTGACCAGTTgagaaagagcaagaaTAATGTCACAGATGAAATGGAAAGTGATGaatctgatgatgagcagGACGAATATGAAGGAATCGGAGAGGATGATTTCCTTGCCGAGAAGCAAAGACAAgataaagaaaaagaaCAATCCGAGCAAAGGTACCAGGAACTACTCAAGAATTTGCACAAGCATATTGAACCTCGACTGGCTGCTTTGCATCGAGATATCAAGAGACAACAAAATTATGAAAAGACCCTGGCCGATGAGCAATCCCTACACTTGAAGCAACTTTTACACCAGGCCAATGATCCATACTACGATCATCATAGGTCATTTAAAGAGTCGGAGGAACAAGCGGACGAAACCGATAGGAAAGAACATGGATTCGAAACCCCCTCAGTTGAACCCGAAGTGCCATTGACCGAAGAACAACCACAGCTACAACCGGAAGATTCTCCAGCTCCAGGACAAATCAAGATTAAATTCgcattcaagaaagctatCGAAACATCAGCACAAAAGTTCACCGAGTCACCCGagcttccaattgaaaaaacacAAGAACCAGAGGGATCTGCACCTAGCATTCTGGCCCTTGACGACGAAACACTAGAGAAATGTCTGCAGAAGGTCAAGGAATCTCGTGTTGTGGATGAGCTAATCAAAGAATACCTCGGTGTTTACGAAGACGAACTAGTCGAATACATCTTTGACAATGTGCGCGAACACAAAAGTAAACAAGTCCTCCTAGACGACTTAAAGGAGACctttgatgaagatgcCATCACTATCGTGGACAAGATGTGGTCCAACCATTACTGGAGCTAG